Proteins encoded together in one Streptomyces roseifaciens window:
- a CDS encoding ATP-grasp domain-containing protein: MAPLIVFCSDPLGSRRADPHFADEARAARGLGLRTALLDHDALLAGDVSGAVRGVPRGAGAAWYRGWMVPSGRYAELAGALADRGVTLLTSPDAYRRAHELPGWYSTLAPVTPRSVWLPARPGHAPGARELAALTAPLGGGPAIVKDFVKSRKHEWHEACYVPDLADTERLAAVVARFVALQEDFLAGGVVIRAFERFTEAGEARAWWVDGRPVLVTAHPDRPGLRPAPVLDAVSPLVAALDCRFVTTDLAPREDGVWRVVEAGDGQVSDLPRGAGPGLLLEALAGVR, encoded by the coding sequence ATGGCACCCTTGATCGTTTTCTGCAGCGACCCGCTCGGCTCCCGGCGGGCGGACCCGCACTTCGCCGACGAGGCCCGCGCCGCCCGCGGGCTGGGGCTGCGGACCGCGCTGCTGGATCACGACGCGCTGCTGGCCGGGGACGTCTCCGGCGCGGTCCGTGGCGTGCCGCGCGGGGCCGGGGCGGCCTGGTACCGGGGCTGGATGGTGCCGTCCGGGCGGTACGCGGAGCTGGCCGGTGCGCTCGCCGACCGCGGGGTCACGCTGCTGACCTCGCCCGACGCCTATCGCCGCGCGCACGAGCTGCCGGGCTGGTACTCCACGCTCGCCCCCGTCACCCCGCGGAGCGTGTGGCTGCCCGCCCGACCGGGTCACGCCCCGGGCGCGCGCGAGCTCGCGGCCCTGACGGCGCCCCTCGGCGGCGGGCCCGCGATCGTCAAGGACTTCGTCAAGTCCCGCAAGCACGAGTGGCACGAGGCGTGTTACGTACCGGACCTGGCCGACACGGAGCGGCTGGCCGCCGTGGTGGCCCGCTTCGTCGCGCTTCAGGAGGACTTCCTCGCGGGCGGCGTGGTGATACGGGCCTTCGAGCGCTTCACGGAGGCCGGCGAGGCCCGCGCGTGGTGGGTCGACGGGCGCCCCGTCCTCGTGACGGCCCACCCGGACCGCCCCGGCCTGCGGCCCGCGCCGGTCCTCGACGCGGTGTCACCGCTGGTCGCGGCCCTGGACTGCCGGTTCGTCACCACCGACCTCGCGCCTCGGGAGGACGGGGTGTGGCGGGTGGTGGAGGCCGGGGACGGACAGGTCAGCGACCTGCCGCGGGGCGCCGGCCCGGGCCTGCTGCTGGAGGCCCTGGCCGGGGTGCGGTAG
- a CDS encoding RICIN domain-containing protein, protein MGKRLMGRLAAAAVIAPALLLAGSGDAFADGSVTWKNKGTNKCLSHIAGIAAVGDCGSGYANWWETKKSDGSFVLRAGGYNGDCLEHYKGELRTVSCDGSNYQKWYETKLSNGWRLTNKATGKTLGTNSSNGIYAGIDAGGKLQRWG, encoded by the coding sequence ATGGGGAAGCGCCTGATGGGCAGGCTCGCGGCGGCAGCGGTCATCGCGCCCGCTCTGCTCCTCGCCGGCTCGGGCGACGCCTTCGCCGACGGAAGCGTCACCTGGAAGAACAAGGGCACGAACAAGTGCCTGTCCCACATCGCCGGCATCGCCGCAGTGGGCGACTGCGGTTCCGGATACGCGAACTGGTGGGAGACCAAGAAGAGCGACGGCTCCTTCGTCCTGCGCGCCGGGGGCTACAACGGCGATTGCCTTGAGCACTACAAGGGCGAGCTCCGCACCGTCTCGTGCGACGGCAGCAATTACCAGAAGTGGTACGAGACGAAGCTCTCCAACGGCTGGCGGCTCACCAACAAGGCCACCGGCAAGACCTTGGGCACGAACAGCAGCAACGGCATTTACGCAGGAATCGATGCCGGTGGCAAGCTCCAGCGCTGGGGATAA
- a CDS encoding questin oxidase family protein — MNAIDTSGVLDEALERLHASGPERLGRLTNHAPMVAEALVAHGRPAAVHRWLDRYEEHLEDFPTPVAPVTDADWATALGDPRRVADWIAYFTHALSAQDWRSLLATWWPRLLPGMFGGSTHPVIRTGHAVRALLDHEESEPRLTELAHALGYWAARHHPLSGVTWLPGAADADETLEAVPPIRAREGGFPTRLALVGRLPVWSGDVTGPDEARQRLAELVRATTHRYATHGHGEATMLVHAATAPNAVLRSLRALPRTLWVPSLHAAWQASAAVTAMYAPEQPVAAASPGRISAGEVLERALAHGDEHVIKLTDTALDVGDEQALAAALRAVELSAPLS, encoded by the coding sequence ATGAACGCCATCGACACGAGCGGTGTGCTCGACGAAGCGCTGGAACGCCTGCACGCCTCGGGTCCCGAGCGGCTCGGGCGGCTCACCAACCACGCCCCGATGGTTGCCGAGGCCCTCGTGGCGCACGGCCGGCCGGCCGCGGTGCACCGCTGGCTCGACCGCTACGAGGAGCACCTCGAGGACTTCCCCACGCCCGTGGCCCCCGTCACCGACGCCGACTGGGCCACCGCGCTGGGGGACCCGCGCCGGGTCGCCGACTGGATCGCGTACTTCACCCACGCTCTCTCCGCACAGGACTGGAGGAGCCTCCTCGCGACGTGGTGGCCGCGTCTCCTGCCCGGGATGTTCGGAGGGTCCACCCACCCCGTCATCCGGACCGGCCACGCCGTCCGCGCCCTCCTCGACCACGAGGAGAGCGAGCCCCGGCTGACCGAGCTGGCGCACGCCCTGGGCTACTGGGCCGCCCGGCACCACCCCCTCTCCGGCGTCACGTGGCTTCCCGGCGCCGCGGACGCGGACGAGACCCTGGAGGCCGTGCCCCCGATCCGTGCCCGTGAGGGAGGGTTCCCCACCCGGCTGGCCCTCGTCGGCCGGCTGCCCGTCTGGTCCGGTGACGTGACCGGTCCCGACGAGGCCCGGCAGCGGCTCGCCGAGCTGGTGCGCGCCACGACCCACCGCTACGCCACCCACGGCCACGGCGAGGCGACCATGCTGGTCCACGCGGCCACCGCCCCCAACGCCGTACTGCGCAGCCTCCGCGCCCTCCCGCGCACCCTGTGGGTGCCGAGCCTGCACGCGGCATGGCAGGCGTCGGCCGCGGTGACGGCGATGTACGCCCCGGAGCAGCCCGTCGCCGCGGCATCTCCCGGGCGCATCTCCGCGGGAGAAGTCCTCGAACGCGCCCTGGCGCACGGCGACGAACACGTCATCAAGCTCACCGACACCGCCCTGGACGTCGGCGACGAACAAGCGCTCGCCGCCGCACTGCGTGCCGTCGAACTGAGCGCCCCCCTCTCCTGA
- a CDS encoding DUF1266 domain-containing protein, whose protein sequence is MHAAAHDEAHDEFFPLVPAPQDGSRWQAPTDLEQYLYRLGRADNAYAYLRTLAIEGVYYPVRLDHAQAAGEDERPMLTIGTPDGQTAAQVYTPGLLPRPHPFLVYEYTTLGALAQIVPDDVDVLAVNPATPCEQYFLVSDEERDVWLDLHHELFSSDELMDRVVTRRTGAPAPGPLLHGLACGAHLCFANGDAWNTLHWHGMGYRGEVERIADSWGVHGREDWLSIQERLLGLDVSPWYWDFVLGARSALARARGGRVDPAEWRNTVESTLRVRAQEGGAAADDAELAGLVAHLRALVGEILRYEARFRADGLLPPDGFVRTIAAWDIGRGSKMARWGRGARYATETEMHTAIERASREAQAAYDSWEEFSAGYVLGRCLHFDEEEFGPWYTTVLDAHRALTTDPESPWRTVPFKG, encoded by the coding sequence ATGCACGCGGCAGCCCACGACGAGGCGCACGACGAGTTCTTCCCGCTCGTCCCGGCACCGCAGGACGGTTCCCGCTGGCAGGCGCCCACCGATCTGGAGCAGTACCTGTACAGGCTCGGCCGGGCGGACAACGCGTACGCGTACCTCCGCACGCTCGCGATCGAGGGCGTGTACTACCCGGTGCGCCTCGACCACGCGCAGGCCGCCGGCGAGGACGAGCGCCCCATGCTGACCATCGGGACCCCCGACGGGCAGACCGCCGCGCAGGTCTACACCCCGGGTCTGCTGCCGCGCCCGCACCCGTTCCTCGTCTACGAGTACACGACCCTCGGCGCGCTCGCGCAGATCGTCCCCGACGACGTGGACGTCCTCGCCGTCAACCCGGCCACGCCCTGCGAGCAGTACTTCCTCGTCAGCGACGAGGAACGCGACGTGTGGCTGGACCTGCACCACGAGCTGTTCTCCTCGGACGAGCTGATGGACCGTGTGGTGACCCGGCGCACCGGCGCCCCCGCGCCCGGCCCGCTGCTGCACGGCCTGGCCTGCGGCGCCCACCTGTGCTTCGCCAACGGCGACGCGTGGAACACCCTGCACTGGCACGGCATGGGCTACCGCGGCGAGGTCGAGCGGATCGCCGACAGCTGGGGCGTGCACGGCCGCGAGGACTGGCTCTCGATACAGGAGCGGCTCCTCGGCCTGGACGTGAGCCCCTGGTACTGGGACTTCGTCCTGGGAGCGCGCAGCGCGCTGGCCCGCGCGCGGGGCGGCCGCGTCGATCCCGCGGAGTGGCGCAACACCGTGGAGTCGACGCTGCGCGTTCGCGCCCAGGAGGGCGGAGCCGCCGCGGACGACGCCGAGCTCGCCGGCCTCGTGGCCCACCTGCGCGCCCTGGTGGGCGAGATCCTGCGCTACGAGGCCCGCTTCCGCGCCGACGGGCTCCTGCCGCCGGACGGCTTCGTGCGCACGATCGCCGCCTGGGACATAGGCCGCGGTTCCAAGATGGCCCGCTGGGGCCGGGGCGCGCGGTACGCCACGGAGACCGAGATGCACACGGCGATCGAGCGCGCGTCCCGGGAGGCGCAGGCCGCCTACGACTCGTGGGAGGAGTTCTCGGCCGGCTACGTCCTGGGCCGGTGCCTGCACTTCGACGAGGAGGAGTTCGGACCCTGGTACACGACGGTCCTCGACGCCCACCGGGCACTGACCACGGACCCGGAAAGCCCGTGGCGGACGGTGCCCTTCAAGGGCTGA
- a CDS encoding AMP-binding protein, whose protein sequence is MTDNPPPPYESYAETILNVLSRSPGQPALITAEGRTVPAGELCDDVRRAAAELAARGIGRGSTVVLLTGNQPEALLARYAANLLGARVVFLTEGTAPEVQAQIVTGVGASMLLAVPAAREAAEALLARAPVPAVLALGPAPFGEDLLARAALRAPRPVAGAARAGDDWCIRFTGGTTGMPKGVRMAHGPYRQMLALHAGRIPSGSQPRFLACIPLAHMAGIVADITLLAGGAVVLQPAFDAGAVLAALARERITDVWLLPPLLYELLDHPDLPHTDVSALRRIAYGGTAVSARRLRSAAEAFGPVLHGWYGQTEAGNITEVLPHEHTVTGRGGRATAGRAAPGVEIAIRDGHGRPVAPGEAGEVHVRTPMMMSGYWQQPELTAEVLRDGWIRTGDVGYLDAGGYLHLVDRLKDMVVVVGGHVYPAELEQLLLEHPAVAQCAAFGVRRADESEEVHVAIVPAAGQEEGHGAAGEAWRERIRGFVTERKGAMYAPSAVHVVDRIPLTAVGKPDKKLLRTTWAPNPPLAGAI, encoded by the coding sequence ATGACCGACAACCCGCCCCCGCCGTACGAGAGTTACGCCGAGACCATCCTGAACGTCCTCTCGCGCTCCCCCGGGCAACCCGCGCTGATCACCGCGGAGGGCCGTACCGTCCCGGCCGGGGAGCTGTGCGACGACGTCCGCCGCGCGGCCGCGGAGCTGGCGGCGCGCGGCATCGGCCGCGGCAGCACCGTCGTGCTCCTCACCGGCAACCAGCCCGAGGCGCTCCTCGCCCGCTACGCGGCGAACCTCCTGGGCGCCCGCGTGGTCTTCCTCACCGAGGGCACGGCCCCGGAGGTGCAGGCGCAGATCGTGACCGGCGTCGGGGCCTCGATGCTGCTCGCCGTCCCCGCCGCTCGGGAGGCCGCCGAGGCGCTGCTCGCCCGGGCCCCGGTCCCCGCCGTGCTCGCTCTCGGCCCCGCCCCCTTCGGCGAGGACCTCCTGGCCCGCGCGGCCCTCCGTGCCCCGCGGCCGGTGGCGGGTGCGGCGCGCGCCGGGGACGACTGGTGCATCCGCTTCACCGGAGGCACCACGGGGATGCCCAAGGGCGTCCGGATGGCCCACGGCCCGTACCGGCAGATGCTGGCCCTGCACGCCGGCAGGATCCCGTCCGGGTCGCAGCCCCGCTTCCTCGCCTGCATCCCGCTCGCGCACATGGCCGGCATCGTCGCCGACATCACGCTCCTCGCAGGGGGCGCCGTGGTCCTGCAGCCCGCCTTCGACGCCGGGGCCGTGCTGGCCGCCCTCGCGCGCGAGCGCATCACCGACGTGTGGCTGCTGCCGCCCCTGCTGTACGAGCTGCTGGACCACCCGGACCTGCCGCACACCGACGTGTCCGCGCTGCGCCGCATCGCCTACGGCGGAACCGCCGTCTCGGCCCGGCGGCTGCGCAGCGCGGCCGAGGCGTTCGGGCCGGTGCTCCACGGCTGGTACGGGCAGACGGAGGCGGGCAACATCACCGAGGTGCTGCCCCACGAGCACACGGTGACGGGGCGCGGCGGCCGGGCCACGGCCGGACGCGCGGCCCCGGGCGTCGAGATCGCGATACGCGACGGGCACGGCAGGCCCGTGGCTCCCGGGGAGGCCGGGGAGGTCCACGTCCGGACCCCCATGATGATGAGCGGCTACTGGCAGCAGCCCGAGCTGACGGCGGAGGTGCTGCGCGACGGCTGGATCCGTACCGGCGACGTCGGCTACCTCGACGCCGGCGGCTACCTCCATCTCGTCGACCGGCTCAAGGACATGGTCGTCGTGGTCGGCGGGCACGTCTATCCGGCGGAGCTGGAGCAGCTCCTGCTCGAACACCCCGCCGTCGCACAGTGCGCGGCGTTCGGGGTGCGGCGCGCGGACGAGAGCGAGGAGGTCCACGTCGCGATCGTCCCTGCGGCCGGGCAGGAGGAGGGGCACGGCGCGGCGGGCGAAGCGTGGCGCGAGCGGATCCGGGGCTTCGTGACGGAGCGCAAGGGGGCGATGTACGCGCCGAGCGCCGTGCACGTCGTGGACCGTATTCCGCTCACCGCTGTCGGCAAGCCCGACAAGAAGCTGCTGCGTACCACCTGGGCGCCAAATCCGCCTTTGGCCGGGGCCATATGA
- a CDS encoding MerR family transcriptional regulator — protein MRIGELSERTGTSRRLLRYYEEQGLIVSQRSPNGYRHYDERFVDRILQIRGLLDAGLPTRIIKQILPCLDKPRVIHFPDATPEMLSTLELERDRMTERIECLIRNRDAVSEYLDTVRTNRRPEVAA, from the coding sequence ATGCGGATCGGGGAGCTGTCGGAGCGCACCGGCACGTCCCGCCGGTTGCTGCGCTACTACGAGGAGCAGGGGCTGATCGTCTCCCAGCGCTCCCCGAACGGCTACCGCCACTACGACGAGCGCTTCGTGGACCGCATCCTGCAGATCAGGGGGCTGCTCGACGCCGGGCTGCCCACGCGCATCATCAAGCAGATCCTTCCGTGCCTGGACAAGCCCCGCGTCATCCACTTCCCCGACGCGACGCCGGAGATGCTCAGCACCCTCGAACTCGAACGCGACCGCATGACCGAGCGCATCGAGTGCCTGATCCGCAACAGGGACGCCGTGTCCGAATACCTGGACACCGTGCGCACCAACCGCCGGCCGGAGGTGGCGGCGTGA
- a CDS encoding LysR family transcriptional regulator → MDLLSLRCFQVVARHEHISRAAAELHVAQPSVSRTIARLEAELGVPLFDRRGRRIRLNQHGAAFLRRVDRALGELEDGRRELADAAGGEGGTVTVAAETLLTLAGLLAGFRAAHPGVEVRLYQATADAMADRLRTREVDFGLVSQPLAGPALTSVELLREDVLLAVPAGHRLAGKEGVDLAALDGEPFITPSPGHWQRILADRLFARAGVRPAIVCEGNEPGAILDLVGAGLGVALLPAMARDTGGRGTVAWARLAAPDCHRVLWLARHEDAYPTAASRRFGDFAVEHFAAACRSRT, encoded by the coding sequence ATGGACCTGCTGTCACTGCGCTGCTTCCAGGTCGTTGCGCGCCATGAGCACATCAGCCGGGCGGCTGCGGAGCTGCACGTCGCCCAGCCCTCGGTGAGCCGGACCATCGCACGGCTGGAAGCGGAGCTGGGCGTCCCGCTCTTCGACCGCCGCGGCCGCCGCATCCGCCTCAACCAGCACGGCGCCGCCTTCCTGCGCCGGGTCGACCGGGCGCTCGGCGAACTCGAGGACGGACGCCGCGAACTGGCCGACGCCGCCGGAGGCGAAGGCGGCACCGTGACGGTCGCCGCCGAAACGCTGCTGACCCTCGCCGGGCTGCTCGCAGGCTTCCGCGCGGCCCACCCGGGCGTGGAAGTCCGGCTGTACCAGGCGACCGCGGACGCGATGGCGGACCGGCTCCGCACGCGCGAAGTGGACTTCGGCCTGGTGTCCCAGCCGCTCGCGGGCCCGGCGCTGACCTCCGTCGAACTCCTCCGGGAGGACGTGCTGCTCGCCGTGCCCGCCGGGCACCGGCTGGCCGGGAAGGAAGGCGTCGACCTCGCCGCGCTGGACGGGGAGCCGTTCATCACGCCCAGCCCGGGGCACTGGCAACGCATCCTCGCCGACCGGCTGTTCGCCCGGGCGGGGGTCCGCCCCGCGATCGTCTGCGAAGGGAACGAGCCGGGCGCGATCCTGGACCTCGTCGGTGCGGGGCTGGGGGTCGCCCTGCTCCCGGCCATGGCACGCGACACCGGCGGCCGCGGGACGGTCGCCTGGGCGCGGCTCGCCGCGCCCGACTGCCACCGGGTGCTGTGGCTCGCCCGGCACGAGGACGCCTACCCGACCGCCGCGTCCCGCCGCTTCGGCGACTTCGCCGTCGAGCACTTCGCGGCGGCGTGCCGGTCTCGAACGTAA
- a CDS encoding MFS transporter: MALLALATAVFITSLTETLPAGVLPAMSGDLGVSESAAGQTVTIYAIGTALTAIPLTAATAGWRRKALLLTAMGAFAVANTVTAVSANYPLTMVARFVAGVAAGLAWALLAGYARRMAPVPLQGKAIAIVMTGIPLALSLGVPAGTFLGKALSWQVAFLVMTGLTLVVIAWIVATVPDHPGQKRGEREPILRALKVPGVAPVLFVVTVFVLAHTILYTYIATFLDRLGMGGSTDLVLLVFGVASLLSIWIVGARIHRRLRSLTVLSALLVAAAAAILAGLSDSPALVYVAAALWGLGWGGAPTLLQTAVGDAGGEQADAAQAMLVTLWNVAMAGGGVVGGVLLGLWGTTSFPWSVLVLLVPVLAVVLAARAHGFPAERASANS, translated from the coding sequence ATGGCGCTGCTGGCGCTGGCCACGGCCGTGTTCATCACGAGCCTGACGGAGACGCTGCCCGCGGGCGTGCTGCCCGCGATGAGCGGTGACCTGGGGGTGAGCGAGTCCGCCGCCGGCCAGACGGTCACGATCTACGCGATCGGCACGGCCCTCACGGCGATCCCGCTGACCGCGGCCACCGCCGGGTGGCGGCGCAAGGCCCTGCTGCTGACGGCGATGGGCGCCTTCGCCGTCGCCAACACGGTCACAGCGGTCTCGGCGAACTACCCCCTGACCATGGTGGCCCGGTTCGTGGCCGGTGTGGCGGCGGGCCTGGCCTGGGCGCTGCTGGCCGGCTACGCGCGCCGCATGGCGCCGGTCCCCCTGCAGGGCAAGGCGATCGCGATCGTGATGACCGGCATCCCGCTCGCCCTCTCGCTGGGCGTGCCCGCGGGCACGTTCCTGGGCAAGGCGCTGAGCTGGCAAGTGGCGTTCCTGGTCATGACGGGTCTCACGCTCGTCGTCATCGCGTGGATCGTGGCGACGGTGCCCGACCACCCGGGGCAGAAGCGCGGCGAGCGCGAGCCGATCCTGCGGGCCCTGAAGGTGCCCGGCGTGGCGCCGGTCCTCTTCGTCGTGACCGTCTTCGTGCTGGCCCACACCATCCTCTACACCTACATCGCCACCTTCCTCGACCGGCTCGGCATGGGCGGCTCGACGGACCTGGTCCTGCTGGTCTTCGGTGTGGCTTCCCTGCTCAGCATCTGGATCGTCGGTGCCCGGATTCACCGCCGGCTGCGTTCGCTGACGGTTCTCAGCGCGCTGCTGGTCGCCGCCGCTGCGGCCATCCTGGCCGGGCTCTCCGACAGCCCCGCGCTGGTCTACGTGGCGGCGGCGCTGTGGGGCCTGGGCTGGGGAGGCGCTCCGACGCTCCTGCAGACCGCCGTGGGCGACGCGGGCGGCGAGCAGGCCGACGCGGCGCAGGCCATGCTCGTCACCCTGTGGAACGTGGCCATGGCCGGCGGTGGAGTCGTCGGCGGCGTCCTCCTCGGGCTGTGGGGCACCACCTCGTTCCCCTGGAGCGTGCTGGTGCTGCTGGTGCCGGTCCTGGCCGTCGTGCTCGCCGCCCGGGCGCACGGCTTCCCCGCCGAACGCGCGAGTGCGAATTCGTGA
- a CDS encoding haloacid dehalogenase type II, whose translation MDVDAVAFDVFGTLTDWRSGVAAELARVGARTGLQADWPAVADAWRRRYRPILDRVVGGGMPWQPLDELHRLMLDDLVTEYGLDALGDAEREELVRAWHRLRAWPDAAPGLELLHGSPLVTATLSNGGLGAVTRLTKQAGLRFDCILSAELARSYKPDPQVYLMAARLLGVEPRRLLMAACHPDDLEAAAAAGLRTAFIPRPLEWGPDSTAAAAPAGVDLVADDVPALARALTRTK comes from the coding sequence ATGGACGTCGACGCCGTCGCCTTCGACGTGTTCGGGACGCTGACCGACTGGCGCTCCGGCGTGGCCGCCGAACTGGCCCGCGTCGGCGCCCGCACCGGTCTGCAGGCCGACTGGCCCGCCGTCGCGGACGCCTGGCGCCGCCGCTACCGGCCGATCCTGGACAGGGTCGTGGGCGGAGGCATGCCCTGGCAGCCGCTCGACGAACTCCACCGGCTCATGCTCGACGACCTGGTGACCGAGTACGGGCTCGACGCCCTCGGCGACGCCGAACGCGAGGAACTCGTCCGGGCGTGGCACCGGCTGCGCGCCTGGCCCGACGCCGCGCCCGGCCTGGAACTGCTGCACGGCAGCCCGCTGGTCACCGCGACACTGTCCAACGGAGGACTCGGCGCCGTGACGCGCCTCACCAAACAGGCAGGGCTCCGCTTCGACTGCATCCTGTCGGCCGAACTGGCCCGCTCCTACAAGCCGGACCCGCAGGTCTACCTCATGGCCGCACGGCTGCTGGGCGTGGAGCCCCGGCGCCTGCTGATGGCGGCCTGTCACCCCGACGACCTGGAAGCGGCGGCCGCGGCCGGCCTCCGCACCGCCTTCATCCCCCGCCCCCTGGAATGGGGCCCGGACTCCACCGCCGCCGCTGCCCCTGCCGGCGTCGACCTCGTCGCCGACGACGTGCCCGCTTTGGCCCGCGCCCTGACGCGGACGAAGTGA
- a CDS encoding protein-tyrosine phosphatase family protein produces MTDGAGTWTPGEPGVLQLPSGRLVRGRGLRRPLPAGPAPSFAVHLLGKQPPEVPWEARWLPWPDFRLPRSAADARAAFHEAWKRSAAERVEIACGGGRGRTGTALACLAVLDGVPADSAVDFVRRHYDRHAVETPWQKRYVRRFTA; encoded by the coding sequence GTGACGGACGGGGCCGGGACGTGGACGCCGGGGGAGCCCGGCGTTCTGCAACTGCCCTCCGGACGCCTCGTCAGGGGCCGTGGACTGCGCAGGCCCCTGCCCGCCGGCCCGGCGCCCTCCTTCGCCGTGCACCTGCTCGGAAAGCAGCCTCCCGAAGTTCCGTGGGAGGCCCGCTGGCTGCCCTGGCCGGACTTCCGGCTGCCCCGCAGCGCCGCGGACGCCCGTGCTGCCTTCCACGAGGCGTGGAAGCGATCCGCGGCCGAACGCGTCGAGATCGCCTGCGGCGGCGGCCGGGGCCGGACCGGCACGGCGCTGGCCTGTCTCGCCGTCCTCGACGGGGTCCCCGCCGACAGCGCCGTGGACTTCGTACGCCGCCACTACGACCGGCACGCCGTCGAAACCCCCTGGCAGAAGCGCTACGTCCGCCGCTTCACCGCCTGA
- a CDS encoding CaiB/BaiF CoA transferase family protein produces the protein MGPLNSLRVVELAAGAPTAYAATLLADLGADVVRIDRPAPGGRHHAADPLGRGRRSFAADLKDENDLRTVRSLIDRADVFLEGLRPGMCERLGLGPDALTASNPRLIYARLSGWGRSGAWAQRPGHDISFLAMAGLLDGDRPADAPPAPPSTYLSTFAGGGMLQALGILAALHERSRSGRGQVVDAAMVDGAAMLDVMVRQWRELPGMTTVTDAPFYTTYVCQDGLSVAVGAIEPRFYDTLLECLALDPAALPDRADETAWPALRARLAEAFAEHPRHHWTKVFDEHEACVVPVLDAAEAPGHPALQERGTFVEVAGAHQPAPSPRFGRTPAATPAPAPAPGEHTAEILEAWQAPTG, from the coding sequence ATGGGCCCCCTGAACTCCCTGCGCGTCGTGGAACTCGCCGCCGGCGCCCCCACCGCCTACGCCGCCACCCTCCTGGCCGACCTCGGCGCGGACGTCGTACGGATCGACCGCCCCGCACCCGGCGGCCGCCACCACGCCGCCGACCCCCTCGGCCGCGGCCGCCGTTCGTTCGCAGCCGACCTCAAGGACGAGAACGACCTGCGGACCGTACGCTCCCTGATCGACCGGGCGGACGTCTTCCTGGAAGGGCTGCGCCCCGGCATGTGCGAGCGCCTCGGGCTGGGCCCCGACGCCCTCACCGCGAGCAACCCGCGCCTGATCTACGCCCGCCTCTCCGGATGGGGCAGGAGCGGGGCCTGGGCCCAGCGCCCGGGCCACGACATCAGCTTCCTGGCCATGGCCGGCCTCCTGGACGGCGACCGCCCCGCCGATGCGCCCCCGGCTCCGCCCTCCACGTATCTCTCCACTTTCGCCGGCGGAGGCATGCTCCAGGCCCTCGGCATCCTGGCCGCCCTCCACGAACGCAGCCGCTCCGGCCGGGGCCAGGTCGTGGACGCGGCGATGGTCGACGGCGCGGCCATGCTGGACGTGATGGTCCGTCAGTGGCGGGAGCTGCCGGGCATGACCACGGTGACCGACGCCCCGTTCTACACCACCTACGTCTGCCAGGACGGCCTGTCCGTCGCGGTCGGCGCCATCGAGCCGCGCTTCTACGACACGCTCCTGGAGTGCCTGGCCCTCGACCCGGCCGCCCTGCCCGACCGCGCCGACGAAACCGCCTGGCCCGCCCTGCGCGCACGCCTCGCGGAGGCCTTCGCGGAACACCCCCGCCACCACTGGACGAAGGTCTTCGACGAGCACGAGGCCTGCGTCGTGCCCGTCCTGGACGCCGCCGAGGCCCCCGGGCACCCGGCCCTGCAGGAACGGGGCACCTTCGTCGAGGTGGCCGGCGCCCACCAGCCCGCCCCGTCCCCGCGCTTCGGCCGCACCCCGGCGGCCACCCCGGCCCCGGCCCCCGCGCCGGGCGAGCACACCGCCGAGATCCTGGAGGCCTGGCAGGCACCGACGGGGTGA